The following are encoded together in the Pungitius pungitius chromosome 7, fPunPun2.1, whole genome shotgun sequence genome:
- the LOC119217230 gene encoding vitellogenin-1-like: MRGLVLALTLAFVAVHSQNLAPHFDAGKTYVYKYEALLLGGLPEKGLARAGLKVSSKVLISSAEQNIYMLKLLEPEIYEYSGFWPKDRLIPAAKLTSALAAQLLTPIKFEYTNGTVGKIFAPDEISTMVLNIYRGILNVFQLNINETHNVYELQEAGVQGVCKTLYAISEDQQAERILLTKTRDLNNCQEKVVKDIGLAYTEKCPKCQQDSKNLRGATAYNYVLKPAAHGILILEAAVNELIQFSPFTEINGAAQMETKQSLVFFGTQPVPIAPIGAQYVHRGSLKYEFSTELLQTPIQLIKITNVQAQIGNVLNHLLAHTVERVHEEAPLKLLELIQLLRVAHFEDLERIWSQYRTLPAYRQWLLDTIPAIGTTSALKFIEVKYLADDLTVSEAAQAFVSSVHMVTASPEAIQLFEALAGNNKIVENPVLHKIVLLGFGTMISKYCVDLDVCPAELIKPIQDLLAVAVAKDEIEDIILLLKALGNAGHPSSLKSIIKILPIHGTPAASLPMRVHADAILALRNIAKKEPRMIQELALQLYMDKALHPELRMLSCIVLFETRPPMGLVTTLANIVKTEKNMQVASFTYSHMKSMTRSTAAIHASVAAACKVAVKILGPKLDGLNLHFSKAIHMDIYNNPLMLGAAASAFCINDAATILPRSIVAKTSAYLAGAAADVLEVGVRTEGLQEVFMKNRALIHNVDRITKMKRVIKALSHWKALPNSTPLASVYVKFFGQEIAFANIDKVLIDQAIALTSGPSVAVMVRNAIRTLLSGVSFQYAKPLLATEVRRIMPTAAGLPMELSLFTTAVAAAAVRVNAEITTSPPENFHLIHLLQTDIKLETEIRPSVAVNTFAVMGVNTAILQATVLCRAKLNSFVPSKIVARLALNEGNLKIEVLPVFMPEPIVAVHVETVAVARNIEDLAAERITPIIPPKVLQPISREIPKYDIFSSAASSLSRSSEVLQDVAATISIGGPQEFQFVKKYCATALAIGLKGCIKCITENAVSGGDVALYKLAAKRSISLSFKSVEGGEIERWEMEVQIGPKAAQKLIKHINLSEEIVDGRPALMKLKKLLVPRQRKVSSSSSSSSSSSSSSFSSRVSSKARRLSSFRAVNSSSSASSLASLFGVSSSSSSSSSQLSKRVIYHHKFLKNHKIQALLSQVASVSRSRSSASSFEAIYKQNKFLGNEVAPIFAIILRAVRADKEMMGYELAVYLDKLTSRLQIILAALAADDTFKICADGDLLSEHRITAKIAWGAECKQYNTMITAETGLLGQSPAARLRVTWNTLPSELQHYATKIYDYIPAELLACLIKGKDSNSTSQLSITLVATSDRTIDLIWKTPTRTVYKLALHLPIALPLNEIKGLTPFDGLADKVNYLFAQAGSAECSDITDTLTTFNNRRYKNEMPLSCYQVLAQDCTDELKFMVLLKKDLNEQKHINVKIADIDIDLFSNITDVIVKVNGMEIPINNLPHHHLKAKIQIWPKGKGISMYAPSHGLQEVYFDKNSWTVKVVDWMKGKTCGLCGKADGEVRQEYRTPNGRLTKNAVSYAHSWVLPALSCRDNTECRMKLESVPLERQVNIHGQESRCYSVEPVLRCLQGCLPVKTTAVTIGFHCLPIDSDLNRPESLSSINDKSVDLREKAEAHLACSCTAQCA; the protein is encoded by the exons ATGAGAGGGCTTGTGTTAGCCTTGACCCTGGCCTTCGTGG CTGTCCACTCTCAGAACTTGG CTCCTCATTTTGATGCCGGTAAAACGTATGTGTACAAGTATGAGGCACTCCTCCTGGGAGGTCTGCCAGAGAAAGGTCTGGCAAGAGCCGGACTCAAAGTCAGTAGCAAAGTTCTCATCAGTTCCGcagaacaaaatatatacatgctGAAG CTTTTGGAACCTGAGATCTATGAGTACAGCGGCTTCTGGCCTAAGGATCGTTTAATTCCAGCAGCCAAACTGACGTCGGCCCTAGCAGCCCAGCTTTTGACCCCTATCAAGTTTGAATATACCAATGGTACTGTTGGAAAGATTTTCGCCCCTGACGAAATTTCAACAATGGTGCTGAATATCTACAGAGGTATCCTGAATGTCTTTCAGCTCAACATCAATGAGACACACAATGTCTATGAGTTGCAAGAG GCTGGAGTTCAGGGTGTGTGCAAAACCCTCTATGCCATCAGTGAAGATCAACAGGCTGAACGCATCCTTTTGACAAAGACCAGGGATCTGAACAACTGTCAGGAGAAGGTTGTGAAGGACATAGGGTTGGCATACACTGAGAAATGTCCAAAGTGCCAGCAG GATTCAAAGAACCTGAGAGGAGCTACAGCATACAACTACGTCTTGAAGCCGGCTGCTCATGGCATCCTGATCCTGGAGGCAGCTGTTAATGAGTTGATCCAGTTTTCACCATTCACCGAGATTAATGGAGCTGCTCAGATGGAGACCAA GCAATCCTTGGTTTTCTTTGGAACCCAGCCAGTTCCCATTGCACCCATCGGGGCTCAGTATGTTCACCGTGGATCTCTTAAGTACGAGTTTTCTACTGAGCTTCTTCAGACACCAATTCAGCTCATCAAGATCACCAATGTACAGGCACAG ATTGGGAATGTTCTGAATCATCTGCTTGCTCACACTGTGGAGCGAGTCCATGAGGAAGCCCCTCTGAAGTTGTTGGAACTCATCCAGCTCCTTCGTGTAGCACACTTTGAAGACCTGGAACGGATTTGGAGCCAATACAGAACCCTACCTGCCTATAG aCAGTGGCTCTTGGATACTATTCCCGCCATTGGAACTACTTCTGCTCTGAAATTTATTGAGGTTAAATACTTGGCAGATGACCTGACTGTTAGTGAGGCTGCTCAGGCGTTTGTTTCATCTGTTCACATGGTGACAGCAAGCCCTGAGGCCATTCAGCTGTTTGAG GCCCTGGCAGGCAACAACAAGATAGTAGAAAACCCAGTTCTGCATAAGATTGTCCTCCTCGGCTTTGGTACCATGATTTCAAAATACTGTGTTGATTTGGATGTCTGTCCTGCTGAACTTATAAAG CCCATCCAGGACCTCCTTGCTGTAGCTGTAGCTAAAGATGAGATTGAGGACATTATCCTGCTCCTAAAGGCTTTAGGTAATGCAGGCCATCCTTCTAGCCTTAAATCGATCATAAAGATACTCCCCATACATGGCACTCCAGCTGCATCTCTGCCCATGAGAGTCCATGCTGATGCCATCTTGGCCCTAAGAAACATTGCAAAGAAGGAGCCTAGAATG ATCCAGGAATTGGCACTTCAGCTCTACATGGACAAAGCTCTTCACCCAGAGCTTCGTATGCTTTCCTGTATCGTGCTGTTTGAGACAAGGCCTCCAATGGGTTTGGTGACAACTCTTGCCAACATTGTGAAGACAGAGAAGAATATGCAGGTAGCAAGCTTCACCTATTCTCACATGAAGTCCATGACCAGAAGCACCGCCGCTATCCATGCATCAGT TGCCGCAGCTTGCAAAGTCGCTGTCAAAATCTTGGGCCCAAAGTTAGACGGACTGAATTTACATTTCAGCAAAGCCATCCACATGGATATCTATAACA ATCCCTTGATGCTTGGTGCTGCTGCCAGCGCTTTCTGCATCAATGATGCTGCCACCATTTTGCCCAGATCTATTGTGGCCAAGACCAGTGCTTAccttgctggagctgctgctgatgttcTGGAG GTTGGTGTAAGAACTGAGGGACTCCAGGAGGTTTTTATGAAAAACCGTGCACTCATTCACAATGTTGACAGGATCACAAAAATGAAGCGTGTCATTAAGGCT CTCTCTCATTGGAAAGCTCTGCCCAACAGCACACCTCTGGCCTCAGTCTATGTCAAATTCTTTGGACAAGAAATTGCCTTTGCTAACATTGACAAAGTCTTGATTGACCAGGCCATTGCG CTCACCAGTGGACCCTCTGTTGCGGTAATGGTTAGGAATGCCATCCGGACTCTGCTGTCTGGTGTTTCCTTCCAGTATGCTAAGCCATTGCTTGCCACTGAAGTGAGGCGTATCATGCCAACTGCTGCTGGTCTGCCAATGGAGCTCAGTCTGTTCACTACTGCTGTAGCTGCCGCAGCTGTTCGAG tcAACGCTGAGATAACCACATCTCCGCCAGAAAACTTCCATCTTATCCACCTTCTGCAGACAGACATAAAGCTTGAGACTGAGATTAGACCCAG CGTTGCTGTGAACACATTCGCTGTGATGGGAGTTAACACTGCCATACTTCAGGCCACTGTGCTCTGCAGAGCTAAACTGAACTCCTTCGTGCCATCAAAAATTGTTGCAAGACTTGCCCTCAATGAGGGCAACTTGAAGATTGAGGTTCTGCCAGTCTTTATGCCTGAACCTATTGTAGCTGTGCA TGTTGAGACTGTTGCTGTAGCAAGAAATATTGAGGATCTTGCTGCTGAAAGAATCACTCCCATCATCCCGCCCAAAGTCTTGCAGCCCATCTCAAGGGAGATTCCTAAATATGATATTTTTTCATCTGCTGCTTCTAGTTTG TCAAGATCCTCTGAGGTCCTGCAGGATGTGGCTGCAACAATTTCTATTGGAGGACCTCAAGAATTTCAGTTTGTGAAGAAGTACTGTGCTACAGCTTTGGCCATTGGACTGAAGGGCTGTATAAAGTGTATCACCGAAAACGCTGTTTCCGGTGGTGACGTCGCCTTGTACAAACTGGCTGCAAAGCGCtccatttctctttccttcAAATCAG TTGAAGGTGGGGAAATTGAGAGATGGGAGATGGAGGTTCAAATTGGACCAAAGGCGGCACAGAAGCTTATTAAACACATCAACCTGAGTGAAGAAATTGTTGATGGAAGACCGGCCTTGATGAAGCTCAAGAAACTCCTGGTCCCTCGCCAGAGAAAAGTcagctcatcttcctcctctagtTCCAGCAGCTCTTCTTCAAGCTTCTCATCTCGTGTCAGCAGCAAGGCCCGTAGACTCAGTTCCTTCAGAGCCGTGAACAGTTCCAGCTCTGCATCTAGCCTGGCATCTCTCTTTGGTGTCAGCTCCAGTTCATCTAGCTCCAGTTCTCAACTCTCAAAG CGAGTGATTTATCACCACAAGTTCCTGAAGAACCACAAGATCCAG GCTCTCCTTTCTCaagtagcttcagtttccaggAGCAGAAGCAGTGCATCAAGCTTTGAAGCCATCTACAAACAG AACAAATTTCTTGGCAATGAGGTTGCTCCTATCTTTGCCATTATCCTCCGTGCCGTCAGAGCTGACAAAGAGATGATGGGATACGAGTTAGCAGTTTACTTGGACAAACTTACTTCCAGACTTCAGATTATTTTGGCTGCCTTGGCTGCCGATGACACCTTTAAGATCTGTGCTGATGGAGATCTCCTTAGCGAGCACAGAATTACG GCAAAAATTGCATGGGGAGCAGAATGCAAGCAATACAACACAATGATCACAGCGGAGACTGGTCTTCTTGGGCAGAGCCCTGCAGCTCGCCTCAGAGTGACCTGGAACACACTGCCTTCTGAGCTTCAACATTATGCAACAAA GATATATGACTATATtcctgcagagctgctggcTTGCTTGATAAAAGGAAAGGATTCAAACAGTACTAGTCAGCTCTCAATTACACTGGTTGCTACATCTGACAGAACCATTGACCTCATTTGGAAAACACCAACA CGTACTGTTTATAAGCTGGCGTTGCATCTTCCCATCGCTTTGCCACTTAATGAAATTAAAGGTCTCACACCCTTTGATGGCCTTGCAGATAAAGTCAACTACTTGTTCGCCCAGGCTGGATCAG CTGAATGCAGTGATATCACAGATACACTGACCACATTCAACAACAGGAGATACAAGAATGAGATGCCATTGTCTTGCTACCAGGTTCTGGCACAGGATTGTACCGATGAACTGAAATTCATGGTTTTGCTGAAGAAGGATCTCAATGAACAGAAGCATATCAATGTCAAAATTGCTGACAT TGATATCGACCTGTTCTCAAATATAACTGACGTGATTGTGAAGGTCAATGGGATGGAAATACCCATCAACAACCTGCCACACCACCATCTCAAAG ctaaaatCCAGATCTGGCCAAAGGGCAAAGGCATCTCAATGTACGCTCCCAGTCATGGTCTTCAGGAAGTCTATTTTGACAAGAACTCATGGACG GTGAAAGTTGTGGACTGGATGAAGGGAAAGACCTGTGGACTCTGTGGAAAGGCCGATGGCGAAGTAAGACAAGAGTACCGCACACCCAATGGTCGCTTGACCAAAAACGCAGTCAGCTACGCCCATTCCTGGGTTCTTCCTGCTTTGAGCTGCAGGGACAACACTG AGTGCCGCATGAAGCTGGAATCTGTGCCGCTGGAGAGGCAGGTAAACATCCATGGCCAGGAATCCAGATGCTACTCTGTGGAGCCTGTGCTGCGCTGCCTGCAAGGTTGTTTACCTGTGAAGACCACCGCTGTCACTATTGGCTTCCACTGCCTTCCTATTG ATTCTGACCTGAATCGCCCGGAGAGTCTAAGCAGCATCAACGATAAAAGTGTGGACCTTAGGGAAAAAGCCGAAGCCCACCTTGCCTGCAGTTGCACTGCTCAGTGTGCCTAA
- the LOC119217231 gene encoding afadin- and alpha-actinin-binding protein-like isoform X1: protein MPESSLEVRDICSSSVECRPSPLGQFIPSVMPLHRNHIYSTFCTEYNVQECLSHINQEVSSLGLPPLWTESSGSPEVNVMAVLNCMYDLIQLHHKGLRTLENIEVEQLKSISNVDSLQLASTQLKEQLELSKRENTGLFERERQLHLKVKSLQNCLKNEKDEVQKLQNIIASRASQYNHEMKRKEREFEKLKERLNQLLVDKKEKKPAIDVLNNIGRADGKRSLWKTQKTEAKHEVEMYKTLLSDYDTRQREMLLENAELKKLLQQMEKEMNFILSSKKPTLKKDDCIQADPEEEEQVFDSSKESVELCCVHAQEKLTNSIRLQWRRIKGHVERLDSQVLAQMEVKRNDDAASPETHVEEVNRLKLEIQQCKDFIQTQQQLLQQLRPPCEEEAASLLSDCCMLQEDERFREEGESLKEQRKFFERERRNFTEAAIRLSHETKAFEDDRAMWLKHPFLNLSPFADFRKPQMSKSKSCLLMSKTESSAPSSPEKLITCGSDTTPITTADLCGTHFQIPDKR, encoded by the exons ATGCCAGAGTCCTCCCTTG AGGTCAGGGACATTTGCAGCAGCTCCGTTGAATGTAGACCATCTCCCTTGGGACAGTTTATCCCATCAGTGATGCCGCTGCACAGAAACCACATTTACAGTACTTTCTGCACAGAGTACAATGTGCAGGAATGTTTGTCACACATCAATCAG GAGGTGTCATCTCTTGGCCTCCCACCACTTTGGACAGAGTCAAGCGGCAGCCCAGAGGTGAATGTTATGGCTGTGCTAAATTGCATGTATGACCTGATTCAGCTGCACCACAAGGGACTCCGGACTCTGGAAAACATTGAAGTGGAACAGCTGAAGTCCATAAGCAATGTGGACTCCCTGCAGCTTGCCAGCACCCAACTAAAA GAGCAGCTTGAACTGTCCAAAAGAGAAAATACAGGACTGTTTGAGAGAGAACGACAGCTGCATTTGAAAGTGAAGAGTTTGCAGAACTgcctgaaaaatgaaaaagatgag GTGCAAAAACTTCAGAACATAATTGCCAGCCGGGCCAGCCAGTACAATCATGagatgaaaaggaaagagagagaatttGAAAAATTGAAGGAGCGCTTGAATCAACTGCTGGTtgacaaaaaggagaagaaaccag CCATTGATGTTTTAAACAACATCGGAAGAGCTGATGGGAAGAGAAGCCTTTGGAAAACTCAGAAAACAGAAGCAAA GCATGAGGTGGAGATGTACAAGACTCTCCTGAGTGACTATGATACCCGACAAAGGGAGATGCTGCTGGAAAATGCAGAGTTAAAGAAATTGTTACAGCAgatggaaaaagaaatgaatttCATTCTGAGTTCAAAGAAACCAACGCTGAAGAAAGACGATTGTATTCAG GCTGacccagaggaggaagagcaagtGTTTGATTCCAGTAAAGAAAGTGTAGAGCTATGTTGTGTTCACGCCCAGGAGAAGCTGACCAACAGTATTcgcctccagtggagaagaATAAAGGGCCATGTTGAAAGATTGGACAGCCAAG TTTTAGCTCAGATGGAGGTGAAAAGAAACGATGATGCCGCATCACCAGAGACTCATGTGGAGGAGGTGAACAGACTGAAGCTGGAGATCCAGCAGTGCAAGGacttcattcaaacacaacagcagctcctgcag CAGCTGCGCCCTCCGTGTGAAGAGGAGGCTGCATCACTGCTCAGCGACTGCTGCATGCTGCAGGAAGATGAGCGcttcagagaggagggggagtcCCTCAAGGAGCAGAGGAAGTTCtttgagagggagaggaggaactTCACTGAAGCAGCTATAAGGCTTAGCCATGAG ACAAAGGCCTTCGAGGACGATCGAGCAATGTGGCTCAAACATCCGTTTTTAAACTTGAGTCCATTTGCTGACTTCAGGAAACCACAGATGTCAAAGTCTAAAAGTTGCTTGTTAATGT cTAAAACGGAGTCCAGTGCCCCATCGTCTCCAGAAAAGCTCATCACGTGCGGGTCTGACACGACCCCCATCACAACAGCAGACCTCTGTGGCACACATTTCCAAATCCCAGACAAAAG aTGA
- the LOC119217231 gene encoding afadin- and alpha-actinin-binding protein-like isoform X3, with protein MPLHRNHIYSTFCTEYNVQECLSHINQEVSSLGLPPLWTESSGSPEVNVMAVLNCMYDLIQLHHKGLRTLENIEVEQLKSISNVDSLQLASTQLKEQLELSKRENTGLFERERQLHLKVKSLQNCLKNEKDEVQKLQNIIASRASQYNHEMKRKEREFEKLKERLNQLLVDKKEKKPAIDVLNNIGRADGKRSLWKTQKTEAKHEVEMYKTLLSDYDTRQREMLLENAELKKLLQQMEKEMNFILSSKKPTLKKDDCIQADPEEEEQVFDSSKESVELCCVHAQEKLTNSIRLQWRRIKGHVERLDSQVLAQMEVKRNDDAASPETHVEEVNRLKLEIQQCKDFIQTQQQLLQQLRPPCEEEAASLLSDCCMLQEDERFREEGESLKEQRKFFERERRNFTEAAIRLSHETKAFEDDRAMWLKHPFLNLSPFADFRKPQMSKSKSCLLMSKTESSAPSSPEKLITCGSDTTPITTADLCGTHFQIPDKR; from the exons ATGCCGCTGCACAGAAACCACATTTACAGTACTTTCTGCACAGAGTACAATGTGCAGGAATGTTTGTCACACATCAATCAG GAGGTGTCATCTCTTGGCCTCCCACCACTTTGGACAGAGTCAAGCGGCAGCCCAGAGGTGAATGTTATGGCTGTGCTAAATTGCATGTATGACCTGATTCAGCTGCACCACAAGGGACTCCGGACTCTGGAAAACATTGAAGTGGAACAGCTGAAGTCCATAAGCAATGTGGACTCCCTGCAGCTTGCCAGCACCCAACTAAAA GAGCAGCTTGAACTGTCCAAAAGAGAAAATACAGGACTGTTTGAGAGAGAACGACAGCTGCATTTGAAAGTGAAGAGTTTGCAGAACTgcctgaaaaatgaaaaagatgag GTGCAAAAACTTCAGAACATAATTGCCAGCCGGGCCAGCCAGTACAATCATGagatgaaaaggaaagagagagaatttGAAAAATTGAAGGAGCGCTTGAATCAACTGCTGGTtgacaaaaaggagaagaaaccag CCATTGATGTTTTAAACAACATCGGAAGAGCTGATGGGAAGAGAAGCCTTTGGAAAACTCAGAAAACAGAAGCAAA GCATGAGGTGGAGATGTACAAGACTCTCCTGAGTGACTATGATACCCGACAAAGGGAGATGCTGCTGGAAAATGCAGAGTTAAAGAAATTGTTACAGCAgatggaaaaagaaatgaatttCATTCTGAGTTCAAAGAAACCAACGCTGAAGAAAGACGATTGTATTCAG GCTGacccagaggaggaagagcaagtGTTTGATTCCAGTAAAGAAAGTGTAGAGCTATGTTGTGTTCACGCCCAGGAGAAGCTGACCAACAGTATTcgcctccagtggagaagaATAAAGGGCCATGTTGAAAGATTGGACAGCCAAG TTTTAGCTCAGATGGAGGTGAAAAGAAACGATGATGCCGCATCACCAGAGACTCATGTGGAGGAGGTGAACAGACTGAAGCTGGAGATCCAGCAGTGCAAGGacttcattcaaacacaacagcagctcctgcag CAGCTGCGCCCTCCGTGTGAAGAGGAGGCTGCATCACTGCTCAGCGACTGCTGCATGCTGCAGGAAGATGAGCGcttcagagaggagggggagtcCCTCAAGGAGCAGAGGAAGTTCtttgagagggagaggaggaactTCACTGAAGCAGCTATAAGGCTTAGCCATGAG ACAAAGGCCTTCGAGGACGATCGAGCAATGTGGCTCAAACATCCGTTTTTAAACTTGAGTCCATTTGCTGACTTCAGGAAACCACAGATGTCAAAGTCTAAAAGTTGCTTGTTAATGT cTAAAACGGAGTCCAGTGCCCCATCGTCTCCAGAAAAGCTCATCACGTGCGGGTCTGACACGACCCCCATCACAACAGCAGACCTCTGTGGCACACATTTCCAAATCCCAGACAAAAG aTGA
- the LOC119217231 gene encoding afadin- and alpha-actinin-binding protein-like isoform X2 codes for MPESSLEVRDICSSSVECRPSPLGQFIPSVMPLHRNHIYSTFCTEYNVQECLSHINQEVSSLGLPPLWTESSGSPEVNVMAVLNCMYDLIQLHHKGLRTLENIEVEQLKSISNVDSLQLASTQLKEQLELSKRENTGLFERERQLHLKVKSLQNCLKNEKDEVQKLQNIIASRASQYNHEMKRKEREFEKLKERLNQLLVDKKEKKPAIDVLNNIGRADGKRSLWKTQKTEAKHEVEMYKTLLSDYDTRQREMLLENAELKKLLQQMEKEMNFILSSKKPTLKKDDCIQADPEEEEQVFDSSKESVELCCVHAQEKLTNSIRLQWRRIKGHVERLDSQVLAQMEVKRNDDAASPETHVEEVNRLKLEIQQCKDFIQTQQQLLQLRPPCEEEAASLLSDCCMLQEDERFREEGESLKEQRKFFERERRNFTEAAIRLSHETKAFEDDRAMWLKHPFLNLSPFADFRKPQMSKSKSCLLMSKTESSAPSSPEKLITCGSDTTPITTADLCGTHFQIPDKR; via the exons ATGCCAGAGTCCTCCCTTG AGGTCAGGGACATTTGCAGCAGCTCCGTTGAATGTAGACCATCTCCCTTGGGACAGTTTATCCCATCAGTGATGCCGCTGCACAGAAACCACATTTACAGTACTTTCTGCACAGAGTACAATGTGCAGGAATGTTTGTCACACATCAATCAG GAGGTGTCATCTCTTGGCCTCCCACCACTTTGGACAGAGTCAAGCGGCAGCCCAGAGGTGAATGTTATGGCTGTGCTAAATTGCATGTATGACCTGATTCAGCTGCACCACAAGGGACTCCGGACTCTGGAAAACATTGAAGTGGAACAGCTGAAGTCCATAAGCAATGTGGACTCCCTGCAGCTTGCCAGCACCCAACTAAAA GAGCAGCTTGAACTGTCCAAAAGAGAAAATACAGGACTGTTTGAGAGAGAACGACAGCTGCATTTGAAAGTGAAGAGTTTGCAGAACTgcctgaaaaatgaaaaagatgag GTGCAAAAACTTCAGAACATAATTGCCAGCCGGGCCAGCCAGTACAATCATGagatgaaaaggaaagagagagaatttGAAAAATTGAAGGAGCGCTTGAATCAACTGCTGGTtgacaaaaaggagaagaaaccag CCATTGATGTTTTAAACAACATCGGAAGAGCTGATGGGAAGAGAAGCCTTTGGAAAACTCAGAAAACAGAAGCAAA GCATGAGGTGGAGATGTACAAGACTCTCCTGAGTGACTATGATACCCGACAAAGGGAGATGCTGCTGGAAAATGCAGAGTTAAAGAAATTGTTACAGCAgatggaaaaagaaatgaatttCATTCTGAGTTCAAAGAAACCAACGCTGAAGAAAGACGATTGTATTCAG GCTGacccagaggaggaagagcaagtGTTTGATTCCAGTAAAGAAAGTGTAGAGCTATGTTGTGTTCACGCCCAGGAGAAGCTGACCAACAGTATTcgcctccagtggagaagaATAAAGGGCCATGTTGAAAGATTGGACAGCCAAG TTTTAGCTCAGATGGAGGTGAAAAGAAACGATGATGCCGCATCACCAGAGACTCATGTGGAGGAGGTGAACAGACTGAAGCTGGAGATCCAGCAGTGCAAGGacttcattcaaacacaacagcagctcctgcag CTGCGCCCTCCGTGTGAAGAGGAGGCTGCATCACTGCTCAGCGACTGCTGCATGCTGCAGGAAGATGAGCGcttcagagaggagggggagtcCCTCAAGGAGCAGAGGAAGTTCtttgagagggagaggaggaactTCACTGAAGCAGCTATAAGGCTTAGCCATGAG ACAAAGGCCTTCGAGGACGATCGAGCAATGTGGCTCAAACATCCGTTTTTAAACTTGAGTCCATTTGCTGACTTCAGGAAACCACAGATGTCAAAGTCTAAAAGTTGCTTGTTAATGT cTAAAACGGAGTCCAGTGCCCCATCGTCTCCAGAAAAGCTCATCACGTGCGGGTCTGACACGACCCCCATCACAACAGCAGACCTCTGTGGCACACATTTCCAAATCCCAGACAAAAG aTGA